In Kitasatospora sp. NA04385, a single genomic region encodes these proteins:
- a CDS encoding SsgA family sporulation/cell division regulator, which produces MSHQNTSHAWLRRNGEPDCVLMLDVTVSPCPGLRVSVPARLRYHRADPYAVHLDCHVDLEEPITWLFARDLLVDGLEGWAGIGDVTIRRSVADGELLAIALSTPGQTAVLHTPAEPVRGFLELTHRLVPVGTEHRHLDTEGLLRRMLEEAGGAEKFE; this is translated from the coding sequence GTGAGCCACCAGAACACCTCGCACGCCTGGCTACGGCGCAACGGCGAGCCGGACTGCGTGCTGATGCTGGACGTGACCGTCTCGCCGTGCCCGGGGCTGCGGGTCTCGGTGCCGGCCCGGCTGCGCTACCACCGGGCCGACCCGTACGCCGTGCACCTGGACTGCCACGTGGACCTGGAGGAGCCGATCACCTGGCTGTTCGCCCGGGACCTGCTGGTGGACGGTCTGGAGGGGTGGGCCGGGATCGGGGACGTGACGATCCGCCGGTCGGTCGCGGACGGGGAACTGCTGGCCATCGCGCTGAGCACGCCCGGCCAGACCGCGGTGCTGCACACCCCGGCCGAGCCGGTCCGCGGCTTCCTGGAGCTGACCCACCGGCTGGTGCCGGTCGGCACCGAGCACCGGCACCTGGACACCGAGGGGTTGCTGCGGCGGATGCTGGAGGAGGCCGGGGGCGCGGAGAAATTCGAGTAG
- a CDS encoding LysR family transcriptional regulator, with amino-acid sequence MDLELRHLRVLCAIADSGSVGRAAAAIGASQPATSTQLRRIERYLGAVVFDRTAAGVVPTTFGAEVLAAAREVLARVDRLGRAGLPDGGRPHRELLLAADCPALLPGTLARARQLRPELRFALAAARPAEPPSPQPPAQPSAQLPEPPFDLALLLDHPGSGLRATPALAARVVATEPVFVALPAGHPLRHHAEPALADLAGETWLLPAADGAAWPALLRAACEAASFAPAGVRELPCGRREVLDLVAAGLGAALVPGSAAPAPGVAVKPLLGTPLWLRYVLLWRRATVGPALADTLFGAAAAAYRELAAEAPHLHSWAGRTFRPPRT; translated from the coding sequence GTGGATCTGGAACTGCGACACCTGCGGGTGCTCTGCGCGATCGCCGACAGCGGCAGCGTGGGGCGGGCGGCGGCGGCGATCGGCGCGTCCCAGCCCGCGACCAGCACCCAACTGCGGCGGATCGAGCGTTACTTGGGCGCGGTGGTGTTCGACCGGACGGCGGCCGGCGTGGTGCCCACCACCTTCGGGGCCGAGGTGCTGGCCGCCGCCCGCGAGGTGCTCGCCCGGGTCGACCGGCTGGGCCGGGCCGGCCTCCCGGACGGCGGGCGCCCGCACCGCGAACTGCTGCTGGCCGCCGACTGCCCCGCCCTGCTGCCCGGCACCCTGGCCAGGGCCAGGCAGCTGCGACCGGAACTGCGCTTCGCCCTGGCCGCCGCCCGTCCCGCCGAACCGCCGTCCCCCCAGCCTCCCGCCCAGCCCTCCGCCCAACTCCCCGAGCCGCCCTTCGACCTGGCGCTGCTGCTCGACCACCCCGGTTCGGGGCTGCGCGCGACCCCGGCCCTGGCGGCGCGGGTCGTCGCCACCGAGCCGGTGTTCGTCGCACTGCCCGCCGGGCACCCGTTGCGCCACCACGCCGAACCCGCCCTGGCCGACCTGGCCGGTGAGACCTGGCTGCTGCCGGCCGCCGACGGCGCGGCCTGGCCCGCACTGCTCCGGGCCGCCTGCGAGGCGGCCTCGTTCGCCCCGGCCGGGGTGCGCGAACTGCCGTGCGGGCGGCGGGAGGTGCTCGACCTGGTGGCCGCCGGGCTGGGTGCGGCGCTGGTGCCGGGGAGCGCCGCACCGGCGCCCGGCGTCGCGGTCAAGCCGCTGCTGGGGACGCCGCTGTGGCTGCGGTACGTGCTGCTGTGGCGGCGTGCCACGGTCGGTCCGGCTCTGGCCGACACGCTGTTCGGGGCGGCCGCGGCCGCGTACCGGGAGCTCGCCGCCGAGGCCCCCCACCTGCACAGCTGGGCCGGTCGCACCTTCCGCCCGCCGCGCACCTGA
- a CDS encoding PIG-L deacetylase family protein yields MELPDVLGVFAHPDDESLAAGGLLARHAAAGARTAVVTATWAEGTHRVPELARALAELGAGPPRLLGYADAKVPESAPGAARLLDAPLEEAVRRLVAEVRAFRPEWVVTHDAYGGMTGHPDHRQTHRLTVLAVQAAALPGLYPELGEPVRVRRLLLATHPERAARALAGLLLRPGRVAYAVPDGEAEALDVSPWLERKLAAVFAHRSEVERGALPGRLAAASSADRARMAGTEWYQRHPLPAGQVGTPSA; encoded by the coding sequence ATGGAACTGCCCGACGTACTGGGTGTGTTCGCGCATCCGGACGACGAGTCGCTGGCGGCGGGCGGGCTGCTGGCCCGGCACGCGGCGGCGGGGGCGCGGACGGCCGTGGTGACCGCGACCTGGGCGGAGGGCACCCATCGGGTGCCCGAACTGGCCCGGGCGCTGGCGGAGTTGGGGGCCGGACCGCCCCGGCTGCTGGGTTACGCGGACGCCAAGGTCCCGGAGTCGGCGCCCGGCGCGGCCCGGCTGCTGGACGCGCCGCTGGAGGAGGCGGTGCGGCGGCTGGTCGCCGAGGTGCGCGCCTTCCGGCCTGAATGGGTGGTGACGCACGACGCGTACGGCGGGATGACCGGCCACCCGGACCACCGGCAGACCCACCGGCTGACGGTGCTCGCGGTGCAGGCCGCCGCGCTGCCCGGCCTGTACCCGGAGCTGGGCGAGCCCGTCCGGGTGCGACGGCTGCTACTGGCCACCCACCCGGAGCGGGCGGCCCGCGCGCTGGCCGGGCTGCTGCTGCGCCCCGGGCGGGTGGCGTACGCCGTGCCGGACGGGGAGGCGGAGGCGTTGGACGTCTCGCCGTGGCTGGAGCGCAAGTTGGCGGCGGTGTTCGCGCACCGCTCGGAGGTGGAGCGCGGCGCGCTGCCGGGCCGGCTGGCGGCCGCGTCCTCGGCGGACCGGGCCCGGATGGCGGGGACGGAGTGGTACCAGCGCCACCCGCTGCCCGCCGGGCAGGTTGGCACACCGTCCGCCTGA
- a CDS encoding collagenase produces MRLRIPLPTLAAGLLAGCTVAATLLPVTPAAAATGGQSAKAAAAAVSAPASAADAAAPGGAVPKPLGPIVDAAPESLAPVAAPLPPALLGQVQMGQPQGTAVQTTPRPAQRNAGRTPAVKPPGAPGATGSRATTATTAAAAAPTATAAPAQSCTYGDFGSRSGADLVNFVKSSTSTCVSTLYNVTGTDAGAIFKQANMLTVANAFKGLATAYDGTDGSGILQLVQFLRAGYYVQSYYPAAVGAYDASLTAATRAGLDAFFAGTRWKDVTDANGTVLYDVLVLTDSANLQATYLNVYQQVLNGYGNGYNATPKMVNAVNAVLFAPLWRGNWNADFVTAIGADTGLVTSLGNFALNHRDLLGTSNAFLDVNAGNDIARMAGTSTAVENAAKPLIKQLLDTTRILGDSGPLYVHVAFNANTYDKGQCSYYGTCDLPTKLADAVLPNVLVCDNKTLRAQALTAAQLQPVCDSLRGEDAFFHRLVKDDGPVPNQYGKTLVMPVFAGATDYQTYSWAIYGNSTDNGGQTVMDVTDPNNQPVCVMYQKSWNDDFAGNVWNLNHEYTHYLDNIYDMTGDFATEISVPDIWWIEGVAEYQSYAYRGVTDTQAMAEAAKHTYKLSTIFQNTYDNADSTRVYPWGYLAVRYMFEKHPADVSAMLGRFRTGDYQGGYAVYNGLGTSYDADFDAWLTRCADGACFATGPTALFDQSVSGATVTLTDRSVVTGSPAQITGWHWTFGDGSSSDQRNPSHTYAKAGTYTVALTVTDANGRTTATPASVTTTVDGGSGPTTLPTCTDQRTDAMGRNCRRTGRTRTAGSIDYLYVYLPAGTSTLKVTANGGTGTAYLYYNADTWASPSAFTASSTNQGTAQTVTVTNPTAGYRYLSLYAVTDFSDVTISTQF; encoded by the coding sequence GTGCGTCTGCGCATACCCCTCCCCACGCTGGCGGCCGGTCTGCTGGCCGGCTGCACCGTCGCGGCCACCCTGCTGCCGGTGACACCGGCCGCGGCCGCCACCGGCGGGCAGTCCGCGAAGGCCGCCGCCGCGGCGGTCTCCGCCCCGGCCTCCGCCGCGGACGCCGCGGCCCCCGGCGGGGCCGTCCCCAAGCCGCTCGGCCCGATCGTCGACGCGGCCCCCGAGAGCCTGGCCCCGGTGGCCGCGCCGCTGCCGCCCGCCCTGCTCGGCCAGGTCCAGATGGGGCAGCCGCAGGGCACCGCCGTCCAGACCACCCCGCGCCCGGCGCAGCGGAACGCCGGGAGGACCCCGGCCGTCAAGCCGCCCGGCGCCCCCGGTGCGACCGGCAGCCGGGCCACCACCGCAACCACCGCCGCAGCCGCCGCGCCCACCGCGACCGCCGCGCCCGCGCAGAGCTGCACGTACGGCGACTTCGGCAGCCGGTCCGGTGCCGACCTGGTGAACTTCGTCAAGTCCTCGACGAGCACCTGCGTGAGCACGCTGTACAACGTGACCGGCACCGACGCGGGCGCGATCTTCAAGCAGGCGAACATGCTCACCGTCGCGAACGCCTTCAAGGGCCTGGCGACGGCCTACGACGGCACCGACGGCTCCGGCATCCTGCAACTGGTGCAGTTCCTGCGGGCCGGGTACTACGTGCAGTCCTACTACCCGGCCGCGGTCGGGGCCTACGACGCCTCGCTGACCGCCGCCACCAGGGCCGGCCTGGACGCCTTCTTCGCGGGCACCCGCTGGAAGGACGTCACCGACGCCAACGGCACGGTGCTGTACGACGTGCTGGTGCTGACCGACAGCGCCAACCTCCAGGCCACGTACCTGAACGTCTACCAGCAGGTGCTGAACGGGTACGGCAACGGCTACAACGCGACGCCGAAGATGGTCAACGCGGTCAACGCGGTGCTGTTCGCCCCGCTGTGGCGCGGCAACTGGAACGCCGACTTCGTCACCGCGATCGGCGCGGACACCGGCCTGGTCACCTCGCTCGGCAACTTCGCGCTCAACCACCGCGACCTGCTGGGCACCTCGAACGCCTTCCTGGACGTCAACGCGGGCAACGACATCGCCCGGATGGCCGGGACGTCGACCGCCGTGGAGAACGCCGCCAAGCCGCTGATCAAGCAACTGCTCGACACCACCCGGATCCTCGGCGACTCCGGCCCGCTCTACGTGCACGTGGCGTTCAACGCCAACACCTACGACAAGGGCCAGTGCTCGTACTACGGCACCTGCGACCTGCCGACCAAGCTCGCCGACGCCGTCCTGCCCAACGTCCTGGTCTGCGACAACAAGACGCTGCGCGCCCAGGCCCTGACGGCGGCCCAGCTCCAGCCGGTCTGCGACAGCCTGCGCGGCGAGGACGCCTTCTTCCACCGCCTGGTCAAGGACGACGGCCCGGTGCCGAACCAGTACGGCAAGACGCTCGTCATGCCGGTGTTCGCCGGCGCCACCGACTACCAGACCTACTCGTGGGCGATCTACGGCAACTCGACCGACAACGGCGGCCAGACCGTCATGGACGTCACCGACCCGAACAACCAGCCGGTGTGCGTGATGTACCAGAAGTCGTGGAACGACGACTTCGCGGGCAACGTGTGGAACCTCAACCACGAGTACACCCACTACCTCGACAACATCTACGACATGACCGGCGACTTCGCCACCGAGATCTCCGTCCCGGACATCTGGTGGATCGAGGGCGTCGCCGAGTACCAGTCGTACGCCTACCGGGGCGTCACCGACACCCAGGCGATGGCCGAGGCCGCCAAGCACACCTACAAGCTGTCGACGATCTTCCAGAACACGTACGACAACGCGGACTCCACCCGGGTCTACCCGTGGGGCTACCTGGCCGTCCGCTACATGTTCGAGAAGCACCCGGCGGACGTGTCCGCCATGCTCGGCCGCTTCCGCACCGGCGACTACCAGGGCGGGTACGCGGTCTACAACGGCCTCGGCACCTCCTACGACGCCGACTTCGACGCCTGGCTGACCCGGTGCGCCGACGGCGCCTGCTTCGCCACCGGCCCGACCGCGCTGTTCGACCAGTCCGTGAGCGGCGCCACCGTCACCCTGACCGACCGCTCGGTGGTCACCGGCTCCCCGGCGCAGATCACCGGTTGGCACTGGACCTTCGGCGACGGCTCCTCCTCCGACCAGCGCAACCCCTCGCACACCTACGCCAAGGCCGGCACCTACACCGTCGCCCTGACCGTCACCGACGCCAACGGCCGCACCACCGCCACCCCGGCCTCGGTCACCACCACCGTCGACGGCGGCAGCGGCCCCACCACCCTGCCGACCTGCACCGACCAGCGCACCGACGCGATGGGCCGGAACTGCCGGCGCACCGGCCGCACCCGCACCGCCGGCAGCATCGACTACCTGTACGTCTACCTCCCGGCCGGCACCAGCACCCTGAAGGTCACCGCCAACGGCGGCACCGGCACCGCCTACCTCTACTACAACGCGGACACCTGGGCCTCCCCGAGCGCCTTCACCGCCTCCTCCACCAACCAGGGCACCGCCCAGACCGTCACCGTCACCAACCCCACCGCCGGCTACCGCTACCTGAGCCTGTACGCGGTCACCGACTTCTCCGACGTCACCATCAGCACCCAGTTCTGA
- a CDS encoding transposase family protein translates to MLALTACAVLAGATSLLAVGEWIADAPAQVRERLGVRPDPLVPERLLPAESTVRRLPARIDADALDRAVGRRPADRRPVSAGLHGLAVDGKSLRGAAKAHGRKIRLLAAMAHTTGPVLAQLDVGEKTSAPRAMATLRNLAVGALKRTGVTNITAALRRNARDPQRPLGLLGLLGLA, encoded by the coding sequence GTGCTCGCGCTGACCGCGTGCGCGGTGCTGGCCGGGGCGACCTCGCTTCTGGCGGTGGGCGAATGGATCGCCGACGCCCCGGCCCAGGTGCGGGAGCGCCTCGGTGTCCGCCCCGATCCTCTGGTGCCCGAACGGCTTCTGCCTGCCGAATCGACGGTCCGCCGGCTGCCGGCCCGCATCGACGCCGACGCGCTGGACCGGGCCGTCGGCCGCCGGCCCGCAGACCGCCGACCCGTGAGCGCCGGCTTGCACGGGCTGGCGGTGGACGGCAAGAGCCTGCGCGGAGCCGCCAAGGCCCATGGCCGCAAGATCCGCCTCCTCGCCGCGATGGCGCACACCACCGGCCCGGTCCTGGCCCAGTTGGACGTCGGCGAGAAGACGAGTGCGCCACGCGCGATGGCGACCTTGCGCAACCTGGCCGTCGGAGCCCTGAAGCGGACCGGCGTCACGAACATCACCGCCGCCCTCCGCCGCAACGCCCGCGACCCGCAGAGACCACTCGGACTCCTCGGACTCCTCGGACTCGCGTGA